A portion of the Babylonia areolata isolate BAREFJ2019XMU chromosome 16, ASM4173473v1, whole genome shotgun sequence genome contains these proteins:
- the LOC143290719 gene encoding uncharacterized protein LOC143290719 — protein MDVTSSQRQWSPLNDTYPVNTSLAVNDVTIGTNYSATSSSPLFIPCDNPRNVISPFVAEMVELVMYVGVLPAFVICGVTTNVINMAVFVRQGLSDRIHVCLFSLALSDTGCLLFVMSSKCYTLIGLFDPVAGNYWQQRHNSLVLGLYWSFLGLSNTITTIIAVERCLCVLSPLKAAKYFRTKYMVALIVGIAVYILAVKNTGLNIKYQTVEVTDHLTNTSTFISRLSPFYLRHRTIIDIIYLYLLSVTLPFLSLVVVIVCTAAIILRLKITADWRRKSVSNMTSVEKQEVTMTRMLVTVCCVYVVCITPSMTRVLLFSRVPGFLSTGYLCNIYRVSTSFTLMLEALNASVNFVIYVKQSSQYRSTLSQMVHWGKHGVKK, from the exons ATGGATGTGACGTCATCACAGCGACAGTGGTCCCCCCTGAACGACACATACCCTGTAAACACATCGCTGGCTGTGAACGATGTCACCATCGGAACGAACTATtccgccacctcctcctcaccgTTGTTCATCCCCTGTGACAACCCGCGGAATGTTATTAGTCCCTTTGTGGCGGAAATGGTGGAGCTCGTGATGTACGTCGGGGTACTGCCTGCCTTCGTCATCTGTGGCGTCACCaccaacgtcatcaacatggctgTCTTCGTGCGACAGGGGTTGTCAGACCGGATCCATGTGTGTCTGTTCAG TCTGGCGTTGTCAGATACAGGTTGCCTTCTGTTCGTGATGAGTAGCAAGTGCTACACTCTCATCGGTCTGTTCGACCCTGTAGCCGGCAACTACTGGCAACAGAGGCACAACAGTCTTGTGCTTGGTCTTTACTGGTCTTTCCTGGGTCTGtccaacaccatcacaaccatcattgCCGTGGAGAGATGTCTTTGTGTGCTGAGCCCTTTAAAGGCTGCCAAGTACTTCAGGACAAA GTACATGGTGGCGCTGATCGTCGGGATAGCTGTGTACATTCTGGCGGTAAAGAACACGGGCCTCAACATAAAGTACCAAACGGTGGAAGTGACCGACCACCTGACCAACACCTCCACCTTCATCTCCCGCCTCTCCCCTTTCTACCTCCGACACAGaaccatcattgacatcatctACCTCTACCTGCTGTCCgtcaccctccccttcctctccctcgtcgtcgtcatcgtttgTACCGCCGCCATCATCCTCCGTCTCAAGATCACCGCCGACTGGCGTCGCAAGTCCGTGTCCAATATGACGTCAGTGGAGAAACAGGAAGTGACGATGACGCGGATGTTGGTGACGGTGTGTTGTGTTTACGTCGTGTGCATCACGCCATCAATGACGCGGGTGTTGTTGTTCAGTCGCGTGCCGGGGTTTCTCAGCACTGGGTATCTGTGTAACATCTACAGAGTTTCCACATCCTTCACATTGATGCTGGAAGCGTTGAACGCTTCCGTCAACTTTGTGATCTATGTCAAACAGAGCTCCCAGTACCGGTCCACCCTCAGCCAGATGGTTCACTGGGGCAAGCACGGCGTGAAGAAGTAG